A window of Patescibacteria group bacterium contains these coding sequences:
- a CDS encoding methyltransferase domain-containing protein, with protein sequence MPSQHGGYSPGKEKPMLNIINDILKENKRGFKLIDIGCGDGFFLNMFYQILEEKKIDLDNVKLVGIDKHEYHNSSRNNKIFFLKEDIFEIEKHFPHNYFDFVVCSEVIEHVVETDKLIKKIKKILKPNGFLFLTTPNLASYHGRFSLLMGLLPLASEISNENAKFGKGFLSKYYFTSSKPIFHVRVFTLKALKEFIIFHKLEIKNISGFDYKMPWFWKKIPSFAPGIYMICQNTKDF encoded by the coding sequence ATGCCGTCACAGCATGGAGGCTATTCACCAGGAAAAGAAAAGCCAATGCTGAATATAATAAATGACATATTGAAAGAGAATAAACGTGGTTTTAAATTAATTGACATAGGATGTGGCGACGGATTTTTTTTAAACATGTTTTATCAAATTTTAGAAGAAAAAAAAATTGATTTAGATAATGTTAAACTGGTTGGAATTGATAAGCATGAATACCATAATTCTTCAAGAAATAATAAAATTTTTTTTCTCAAAGAAGATATTTTTGAAATTGAAAAGCATTTCCCACATAATTATTTTGATTTTGTAGTTTGTTCAGAGGTCATTGAACATGTTGTCGAAACAGATAAATTGATTAAGAAAATTAAAAAGATATTAAAACCAAATGGTTTTTTATTTTTGACTACACCAAATTTAGCTTCATATCACGGCAGATTTTCGTTATTAATGGGTCTTTTACCACTCGCGAGTGAAATAAGCAATGAAAATGCAAAATTTGGAAAAGGCTTTTTATCGAAATATTATTTTACTTCGTCAAAACCGATTTTTCATGTTCGCGTCTTCACATTAAAAGCCCTAAAAGAATTTATTATTTTTCACAAATTAGAAATAAAGAACATTTCTGGTTTTGATTACAAGATGCCTTGGTTTTGGAAAAAAATTCCTTCATTTGCACCTGGAATTTATATGATTTGCCAAAATACAAAAGATTTTTAA
- a CDS encoding glycosyltransferase family 4 protein: MKIIQTPVRFYPAIGGVEKYALDLSSELAKNNNVKVICADEPKTNLNESNSIKISRLRTFLKIANTNITLSLPFRLLREKFDLIHTYFPTPWSSDWSVLIAKLKGKKAVISYCNDIKGSGISDIIAKIYNNTVLRLTLRLADKIIIIGPNFLETSKYLKKYSNKIIFIPIGVDTEKFKKINIDKEKNTLFFLSILDEYHQYKGLDYLLEAIRLVKKENPDVKLIVGGKGKLQSDYIKKAKGLGIESNVKFIGFVADNELISYYNKCECFILPSCDSEQEGFGIVLLEALSCDTPVIATDVVGIAREIKENNAGIIIEPKKADQLASAINTLLRDPAVYTKNIDNLVSKYCIQKTAQQVRKLYNSL; this comes from the coding sequence ATGAAAATTATTCAAACTCCTGTTCGATTTTATCCAGCAATTGGCGGAGTCGAAAAATATGCCTTAGATTTGAGCTCTGAATTAGCCAAAAACAATAATGTCAAAGTTATTTGTGCAGATGAACCTAAGACAAATCTTAACGAATCAAATAGTATAAAAATAAGTAGGCTTAGAACCTTTTTAAAAATTGCAAATACAAATATTACTTTATCTTTACCATTTAGATTGCTAAGAGAAAAATTTGACTTGATTCACACTTATTTCCCAACTCCATGGAGTTCTGATTGGTCAGTTCTAATCGCAAAACTCAAAGGCAAAAAGGCAGTAATATCTTATTGTAATGATATAAAAGGAAGCGGAATCAGCGATATTATTGCAAAAATATATAATAATACAGTTCTAAGGCTTACATTGAGACTAGCTGATAAAATTATCATTATCGGCCCAAATTTTTTAGAAACATCTAAATATTTAAAAAAATATTCAAATAAAATAATATTTATTCCAATTGGTGTTGATACTGAAAAATTCAAAAAAATAAATATTGATAAAGAAAAAAATACATTATTTTTCTTAAGCATTTTAGATGAATATCATCAGTACAAAGGATTAGATTATCTTCTTGAAGCAATCAGGTTAGTTAAAAAAGAAAATCCAGACGTTAAATTGATTGTTGGAGGAAAAGGAAAATTACAAAGTGATTATATTAAAAAAGCAAAAGGTTTAGGTATTGAAAGCAATGTCAAATTTATTGGATTTGTTGCTGATAATGAATTAATTAGTTATTATAATAAATGCGAGTGTTTTATTCTTCCTTCATGCGATTCAGAGCAAGAAGGGTTTGGAATTGTCCTGCTTGAAGCACTATCCTGCGACACTCCAGTCATAGCAACAGACGTTGTCGGCATAGCAAGGGAAATAAAAGAAAATAATGCTGGAATAATTATAGAGCCAAAAAAAGCCGACCAACTGGCAAGTGCAATAAATACCTTACTTAGAGATCCAGCAGTTTATACAAAAAACATTGATAATCTTGTTTCAAAGTACTGTATCCAGAAAACTGCTCAACAAGTAAGAAAACTGTATAATTCTCTTTAA
- a CDS encoding glycosyltransferase family 2 protein produces the protein MTQANNITTKKITIVIPCYNEEKTISKVINDFKKELPNVEIIVIDNNSNDNSVKLAKESNAIVMTEEKQGKGYVVQKMFDEIDSDIYIMVDGDDTYFADDVHKLLQPVFDGKIDMSVGTRLEQATKKTLRPLHQFGNRVILEIINIFFRCNFKDILSGYRVMNKKFVKNIPILANGFEVETVLTLQALEKNLSIKEIPIKYKERPEGSHSKLKSFRDGSKILYTILSILRDYRPMTFFPLLAGIMIFIGFIIGVVIIIEYYQTGFVSRLPSAVLSVSLIILGAITFITGLVVDTINRRFKELQQLNQRSK, from the coding sequence ATGACACAGGCAAATAATATTACAACAAAAAAAATAACAATAGTTATACCTTGCTATAATGAAGAAAAAACAATTAGCAAGGTTATTAATGATTTTAAAAAAGAATTGCCAAATGTGGAAATAATAGTTATAGACAATAATTCTAATGACAATTCTGTTAAATTGGCAAAAGAGAGTAATGCAATCGTGATGACTGAAGAAAAACAAGGCAAGGGCTATGTTGTTCAAAAAATGTTTGATGAAATCGACTCTGATATTTATATTATGGTTGATGGAGATGATACATATTTTGCTGACGATGTACACAAGCTGTTACAACCTGTATTTGATGGGAAAATTGATATGAGTGTTGGCACAAGGCTGGAACAAGCTACAAAAAAAACACTTCGGCCGTTGCACCAATTTGGCAATAGAGTTATCTTGGAAATTATAAATATTTTTTTTAGATGTAATTTTAAAGACATACTTTCAGGTTATCGTGTAATGAATAAAAAATTTGTTAAGAATATCCCAATCCTCGCTAATGGATTTGAGGTCGAAACAGTATTAACATTACAAGCATTAGAAAAAAACTTAAGTATTAAAGAAATTCCAATAAAGTACAAGGAGAGACCAGAAGGAAGTCACTCTAAACTTAAATCTTTTAGAGACGGATCTAAAATTCTGTATACAATATTATCGATTTTGCGCGATTATCGACCAATGACTTTTTTTCCATTACTCGCAGGAATTATGATTTTTATAGGCTTTATAATTGGCGTTGTAATAATTATTGAATATTATCAAACTGGATTTGTTTCAAGACTGCCTTCAGCTGTTTTATCAGTTTCTCTGATAATTTTAGGAGCAATAACTTTTATTACTGGCTTGGTTGTTGATACTATCAATCGAAGATTCAAAGAGCTTCAGCAACTTAATCAAAGAAGCAAATGA
- a CDS encoding glycosyltransferase family 2 protein gives MSNNPRVSIVILNWNGLSDTMECLNSLKNINYDNYEVILVDNNSKNSEAKILKDKFGNFIKLICNNRNYGFAEGNNIGISAALKNGTDYVLCLNNDTVVEPNFLREMIKFADNDVGMIGGIMINYYDQKKIDNEGILITKSGLSFSIKNDNYKYLGPCGGAALYSTKMLRDIEIDGKYFDSDFFMYAEDVDLAFRGHLLGYKALKSEKSFVYHKISASSKSGSDFSCFYNQRNHIWLIAKNFPVGLIFRYGMYILLGQITGFFVYLKRRKLKLFLKSKIDAFKKIGLVFKKRNIIQKKIRISNKEIRKLFDKRIFLIKY, from the coding sequence ATGAGCAATAATCCAAGGGTATCAATTGTTATTTTAAATTGGAATGGCCTTAGCGATACTATGGAATGTTTGAATTCGTTAAAAAATATTAATTATGATAATTATGAAGTAATTTTAGTCGATAATAATTCTAAGAATAGTGAAGCAAAAATACTCAAAGATAAATTTGGCAATTTTATTAAATTAATTTGCAATAACCGTAATTACGGATTTGCTGAAGGCAATAATATCGGTATTTCTGCTGCCTTAAAAAATGGTACTGATTATGTTCTTTGCTTGAATAATGACACTGTTGTGGAGCCAAATTTTTTACGGGAGATGATAAAGTTTGCTGATAATGATGTTGGGATGATCGGCGGAATTATGATTAACTATTATGATCAAAAAAAGATTGATAATGAGGGTATTTTAATAACAAAATCTGGCTTAAGTTTCAGCATTAAAAATGATAATTATAAGTACTTAGGACCATGTGGCGGAGCTGCTTTATATTCTACAAAAATGCTGAGAGACATTGAAATAGATGGAAAATATTTTGATTCTGATTTTTTTATGTATGCTGAAGATGTTGATCTCGCGTTTCGCGGTCATTTGCTCGGATATAAAGCTTTAAAATCTGAAAAATCATTTGTTTATCATAAGATTTCTGCAAGCTCGAAATCAGGTAGCGATTTTTCTTGCTTTTATAATCAGAGAAATCATATTTGGTTGATAGCTAAAAATTTTCCAGTTGGATTAATTTTTAGATATGGAATGTATATTTTACTTGGTCAGATTACTGGTTTCTTTGTTTATTTGAAAAGACGCAAACTAAAACTTTTTTTGAAGTCAAAAATTGATGCTTTTAAAAAAATAGGCTTGGTTTTTAAAAAGAGAAATATAATACAAAAAAAAATCCGTATTTCGAATAAAGAAATAAGGAAACTATTTGATAAAAGGATTTTTTTAATTAAATATTAG
- a CDS encoding glycosyltransferase family 4 protein has translation MKIVFVSDSIYPYFKGGKEKRIYEVTTRLVTLGHEVHIFTMKWWQGDSVIKKDNITLHGISKLYQLYNKKNKRRSIKQALLFSLSVFIPLLQEKFDIIEADQVPYFQLFPLKLVTLLKRKKLNVSWLEVWGREYWMKYLGWKGIFGYLVEKFSTYLPDNFIAISELTKDKLIQKFNVSTNKIVFIPPTGIDENKFKNFKKVEQSDCIYFGRLLNHKNVDLFIEAINILKIKKPEIKCIIVGEGPEKESLQKITKIYELENNIKFLASQEENKLFSYVNASKVFVFPSTREGFGISVLEANACGKQAIVIDHEDNAAKDLVIDNVTGHTSKLDKLQLAQKIEIALQQYSDDRIKKECIEKAASYQWPKIINKVTNLYNNCL, from the coding sequence ATGAAAATAGTTTTTGTTTCAGATTCAATCTATCCATATTTTAAAGGTGGCAAGGAAAAAAGAATTTACGAAGTGACAACAAGATTAGTGACGCTTGGACACGAAGTCCATATTTTTACGATGAAATGGTGGCAAGGGGATAGTGTAATAAAAAAAGATAACATTACCTTACATGGGATTTCAAAGCTTTATCAGCTGTATAATAAAAAGAATAAAAGAAGATCAATCAAACAAGCTCTTTTATTTAGCTTAAGCGTATTTATTCCTTTATTGCAAGAAAAATTTGACATCATCGAAGCAGATCAAGTTCCATACTTCCAATTATTTCCATTGAAACTAGTTACGCTGTTAAAAAGAAAAAAACTAAATGTTTCTTGGCTTGAAGTCTGGGGTAGAGAATATTGGATGAAATATCTTGGATGGAAAGGGATTTTCGGTTACTTAGTAGAAAAATTTTCTACTTATTTGCCTGACAATTTCATAGCTATTTCTGAATTAACCAAGGATAAGTTAATCCAGAAATTTAATGTTTCAACAAATAAAATTGTATTTATACCGCCAACTGGAATAGATGAAAACAAATTTAAAAATTTTAAAAAAGTCGAACAATCAGATTGCATTTATTTTGGCAGACTTCTAAATCATAAAAATGTTGATTTATTTATTGAGGCCATAAATATTCTTAAAATAAAAAAACCAGAAATAAAATGTATAATAGTTGGTGAAGGTCCAGAAAAAGAATCACTCCAAAAGATTACAAAAATATACGAACTTGAAAATAATATTAAATTTCTTGCTTCTCAAGAAGAAAACAAGCTTTTTTCATATGTTAATGCCTCAAAAGTATTCGTTTTTCCTTCAACAAGAGAAGGATTCGGTATCTCAGTCCTAGAGGCAAATGCCTGTGGCAAACAAGCAATCGTAATCGATCATGAAGATAATGCAGCCAAAGATTTAGTCATCGACAATGTTACAGGGCATACCAGCAAATTAGATAAGTTGCAATTAGCACAAAAGATTGAGATAGCTTTGCAACAGTATAGCGATGACAGAATTAAGAAGGAATGTATCGAAAAAGCTGCAAGCTATCAGTGGCCAAAGATTATAAATAAAGTCACAAATTTATATAATAATTGTCTTTAA
- a CDS encoding class I SAM-dependent methyltransferase, translating to MQNTNVIQDQKYFFDLNAQKEEKKVNKNNFFYIYNTEIIYSGFNWLSDRKKIIDYGCGTGKNIEMFLDNTNDKSKSFIGVDISDEAIKKAKEKFTEKQYNFIKISNNKIPQIADMGTDGAYMICVLHHSHEHQAIFNEIYKKLKKNGKFYIVDLTADNIIVNFARNAFTILPKKFRNSFSDDLVVDGKIPEKYVVNINSVVQQLKQTGFEIQGIDKSELFLFIASWVEKFVPISCNDSNLYCKLLRKCHQLEKKMLKINYFNKRAHVFSIKCIKK from the coding sequence ATGCAAAATACGAATGTGATTCAAGATCAAAAATATTTTTTCGATTTAAATGCCCAAAAAGAAGAAAAAAAAGTAAACAAAAACAACTTTTTCTATATTTATAATACAGAAATCATCTATTCTGGTTTTAATTGGTTATCTGATAGAAAGAAGATAATTGATTATGGATGCGGGACTGGTAAAAACATTGAAATGTTTTTGGACAATACGAACGACAAAAGCAAGAGTTTTATTGGTGTTGATATTTCTGATGAAGCAATTAAAAAGGCAAAAGAAAAATTTACAGAAAAACAATATAATTTCATCAAAATTTCAAACAATAAAATACCGCAAATTGCTGATATGGGAACCGATGGAGCTTATATGATTTGTGTTTTACATCATAGTCATGAACATCAGGCAATTTTTAACGAAATTTATAAAAAATTGAAGAAAAATGGGAAATTTTACATTGTAGATTTAACAGCAGATAACATAATTGTGAATTTTGCAAGAAATGCTTTTACAATATTGCCAAAAAAATTTAGGAATAGCTTTAGCGATGACCTAGTTGTTGATGGAAAAATTCCAGAAAAATATGTAGTTAATATCAATAGTGTTGTCCAACAACTTAAACAAACTGGCTTTGAAATTCAGGGGATAGATAAAAGTGAACTTTTTTTATTTATTGCAAGCTGGGTAGAAAAATTTGTCCCTATAAGTTGCAATGATTCTAACCTTTACTGTAAATTACTAAGAAAATGCCATCAACTTGAAAAGAAAATGCTTAAAATTAATTATTTTAATAAAAGGGCTCATGTTTTTTCAATAAAATGCATCAAAAAATAG
- a CDS encoding glycosyltransferase, giving the protein MNKPKKILLISHIANSIGPVQKMEEFLIQKKSCFAVIGHPYEFTSNESFLKIYSNGKIISEKKIIRKKKLSAIAYIEDIFLSIRIYKKYLDSNFELCFGFDPLNAISAIIIKKIYRINKVIYYSVDYAEKRFENFFLNYIYHLLDKFASRHADYCWSVSNSIRNIRKHLRIPDKKNILAPNGLNINEICTTPEFPKNNIFYIGVLSKTKGVHSLIDIMPQILKQNPLVKLHIIGGGPDEEFLQTLAQKKGISDRINFYGYTKQERTNKILSLGGIGVAPYEDTEDYVRFCDPLKVKNYLAMGIPVVMTKIPALAEEIEENSLGFAVENKKEMADRINEILSDSNKYMLFRNNALKAKKMYDINMIYDQAFQKISYNI; this is encoded by the coding sequence ATGAACAAACCTAAAAAAATATTATTAATTTCACATATTGCTAATTCGATCGGACCAGTCCAAAAAATGGAAGAATTTTTAATTCAAAAAAAATCATGCTTTGCTGTTATTGGACATCCTTACGAGTTTACGTCAAACGAAAGTTTTTTAAAAATATATAGTAATGGTAAAATTATAAGCGAAAAGAAGATTATCCGTAAAAAAAAGTTAAGTGCAATTGCCTATATCGAAGATATTTTTTTATCAATTAGGATCTATAAAAAATATCTAGATAGCAATTTTGAATTATGCTTTGGATTTGATCCACTTAACGCCATTTCAGCCATTATCATCAAAAAAATATATAGGATAAATAAAGTGATCTATTATTCTGTAGACTATGCTGAAAAAAGATTTGAAAACTTTTTTCTTAATTATATCTATCATCTTTTAGATAAATTTGCTAGTAGGCACGCTGATTATTGCTGGTCAGTTTCAAATTCTATTCGTAATATTAGAAAGCATTTAAGAATACCAGATAAAAAAAACATTTTAGCGCCGAATGGGCTAAATATTAATGAAATTTGCACAACTCCAGAATTTCCTAAAAACAATATTTTTTATATCGGGGTGCTTTCAAAAACGAAAGGCGTGCATAGTCTAATCGACATAATGCCACAAATTCTTAAACAAAATCCGCTAGTTAAATTACACATAATTGGCGGAGGTCCAGATGAAGAATTTCTTCAAACTCTTGCGCAGAAGAAAGGAATAAGCGATAGAATTAATTTTTATGGATATACGAAGCAAGAGCGAACAAACAAAATTCTTTCTCTTGGTGGAATCGGTGTTGCCCCTTATGAAGATACCGAGGATTATGTAAGATTCTGCGATCCTCTCAAAGTAAAAAATTATTTAGCAATGGGAATTCCTGTCGTTATGACAAAGATTCCAGCACTTGCAGAGGAGATTGAAGAAAATAGTTTAGGTTTTGCAGTCGAAAACAAAAAAGAAATGGCTGATAGAATCAATGAAATTCTGTCAGATTCAAACAAATATATGTTATTTAGAAATAATGCATTAAAAGCAAAAAAGATGTATGATATTAATATGATTTATGACCAAGCTTTTCAAAAAATATCTTACAATATTTAA
- a CDS encoding NAD(P)-dependent oxidoreductase: MSTHSVRREKVLITGGTGLLGLSLIQNAPRNYDIFATYHRFPTKILPDFSNCKYISLDVTDKKNVMKLFKKNKPKYLIHTASIGSVDFCEQHKKEAFKINVLGGRNMIEACKKYDTKIIYTSSNAVFDGKNPPYKESDQTKPLDYYGKTKLQTEKDILKNNIKYCIVRLMTMYGWNHCNERPNPVTWLLDELKNNRQVKVVDDIYNNHLYVKDAAKAIWQIIKKNKSKIYHLAGPKTISRFDLSLNVAKTFKLNQNLIQPVDSSFFPSLAPRPKDTTYQINKMIKELGVKPMSPLKGLLDMKKNQPSWKKS; encoded by the coding sequence ATGAGCACTCATTCAGTAAGGAGAGAAAAAGTCTTAATAACAGGGGGGACAGGTTTGTTGGGATTATCACTAATACAAAATGCACCTAGAAATTATGATATTTTTGCCACTTATCATAGATTTCCTACAAAGATTCTTCCAGATTTCAGTAATTGTAAATATATTTCATTAGATGTTACTGACAAAAAGAATGTAATGAAACTGTTCAAAAAAAATAAACCTAAATATTTAATTCACACTGCATCAATAGGAAGTGTTGATTTTTGCGAACAACATAAAAAAGAAGCTTTCAAGATTAACGTTTTGGGTGGAAGAAACATGATTGAGGCGTGTAAAAAGTACGATACTAAAATTATTTACACATCATCAAATGCTGTGTTCGATGGAAAAAATCCTCCATACAAAGAAAGCGACCAAACAAAACCTCTGGATTATTATGGCAAAACAAAACTGCAGACCGAAAAAGATATTTTGAAAAATAATATTAAATATTGTATTGTGCGTCTTATGACTATGTACGGATGGAATCATTGTAACGAAAGGCCAAATCCAGTCACTTGGCTTCTGGATGAATTAAAAAACAATCGTCAAGTCAAAGTGGTAGATGATATATACAATAATCATTTATACGTTAAAGATGCTGCTAAAGCTATATGGCAAATAATCAAAAAAAATAAATCAAAAATCTATCATCTAGCCGGACCAAAAACAATTTCTCGTTTTGATCTTTCATTAAATGTAGCCAAAACCTTTAAACTTAACCAAAATTTGATTCAACCCGTTGATTCTTCATTTTTTCCGTCATTAGCACCTCGACCAAAAGATACAACCTACCAGATCAATAAAATGATCAAAGAATTAGGCGTTAAACCAATGAGTCCTCTAAAAGGTTTACTTGATATGAAAAAAAATCAGCCTTCCTGGAAAAAAAGTTAA